A stretch of the Planctomycetota bacterium genome encodes the following:
- a CDS encoding transglutaminase domain-containing protein, which yields MTGTYSFEISTQHMTVERWTIFAAEAPRFTWQYNATTQLLPEGKTAEDFSDRHRHLLQSDAIVKSGERQHRFRGEVVVTAQLRGRRLVQRKPEVKYYAPGELSGSELEHSLAATPTVDFTREEFRHWQVKHGLTRHAGEDTIGFARRVFLHLRKSLTYEYHTKMDRSAQHVCQAGVSDCAGMSALFVACLRANKVPARMIAGHWAKSTDAKVLMDGKVYNQQHVKAEFFVVDVGWIPVDVSSGVQRDHSEHGLEYFGWSGADFFTMHLDYDLEVDVPRQGRKKLDELQSFHYYVWGVGKLDDAEITSTWTVTEDVHEKTRAAE from the coding sequence ATGACTGGGACTTACAGCTTTGAAATTTCGACCCAGCACATGACCGTCGAGCGCTGGACAATCTTCGCGGCCGAGGCGCCCCGGTTCACCTGGCAATACAACGCGACGACGCAACTACTCCCCGAGGGAAAGACGGCCGAAGATTTCAGCGATCGGCACCGCCATTTGCTGCAGAGTGATGCCATCGTCAAATCAGGTGAACGCCAACACCGGTTCCGGGGTGAGGTGGTCGTGACGGCCCAACTTCGCGGCCGGCGACTGGTCCAGCGGAAGCCCGAGGTGAAGTATTACGCCCCCGGCGAACTGTCGGGCTCGGAACTTGAGCATTCGCTGGCTGCGACGCCGACGGTCGATTTCACGCGCGAAGAGTTTCGCCACTGGCAAGTAAAGCATGGGCTCACGCGTCACGCCGGCGAAGACACGATCGGCTTCGCCCGTCGCGTCTTTCTCCATCTGCGCAAGTCGCTGACGTACGAGTATCACACCAAGATGGACCGCTCGGCGCAGCACGTTTGCCAGGCGGGTGTTTCCGACTGCGCCGGGATGAGCGCCCTGTTTGTCGCGTGCCTGCGGGCCAACAAAGTGCCGGCGCGAATGATTGCCGGCCACTGGGCCAAATCGACTGACGCGAAGGTTCTGATGGATGGCAAAGTCTACAACCAACAGCACGTCAAAGCCGAGTTCTTTGTCGTCGACGTCGGCTGGATTCCCGTCGACGTGTCGAGCGGGGTGCAGCGCGACCATTCCGAGCACGGCTTGGAATACTTTGGCTGGTCCGGGGCCGATTTTTTCACCATGCACCTCGACTACGATCTGGAAGTCGACGTGCCACGCCAAGGACGCAAGAAACTCGACGAGCTGCAGTCCTTCCACTACTACGTCTGGGGTGTTGGCAAGCTGGACGACGCGGAAATCACGTCGACATGGACCGTCACCGAAGATGTCCACGAAAAAACGCGCGCTGCCGAGTGA